The Rhipicephalus sanguineus isolate Rsan-2018 chromosome 7, BIME_Rsan_1.4, whole genome shotgun sequence genome includes a window with the following:
- the LOC119399433 gene encoding uncharacterized protein K02A2.6-like → MCRLLSRMRRDTQFASESAAPSMVLADASLATPTHGLCRSNKRFGFPETLVSDNGSQFISAEFQAYLKHRGIRHVRTAPYHPSSNGLAERFVQTLKSALRKTSPRSASEELADFLLTYRNTPHATTGEAPSTLLLGRRLRTRLDLIRPAVENRVRQRQFDQTRRHPCRDNVIAVGDAVRVRNFRSGPKWLCATVLARTGPV, encoded by the exons ATGTGTCGGCTCTTGTCACGCATGCGCAGAGACACGCAGTTTGCCAGTGAAAGCGCTGCTCCATCCATGGTCCTGGCCGACGCGTCCTTGGCAACGCCTACACATGGACTTTGCAGGTCCAATAAAAG ATTTGGATTTCCAGAAACACTCGTGTCCGACAACGGAAGCCAGTTCATTTCTGCAGAGTTCCAAGCCTACCTCAAGCACAGGGGCATTCGGCACGTAAGAACCGCACCGTATCACCCAAGTAGCAACGGACTGGCTGAACGTTTTGTTCAGACTTTGAAGTCAGCGCTCCGCAAGACCAGTCCGAGGAGCGCCAGTGAAGAGTTAGCCGACTTCCTTCTGACGTATCGTAATACGCCTCATGCTACGACAGGGGAGGCCCCTTCCACTTTGCTCCTGGGGAGACGCCTGCGGACCAGACTAGACCTCATACGACCAGCGGTCGAGAACAGAGTGCGCCAGCGCCAGTTCGACCAGACAAGGCGTCACCCGTGTCGTGACAACGTCATCGCTGTTGGTGATGCCGTTCGTGTGCGCAATTTCCGATCGGGACCAAAGTGGCTGTGTGCAACAGTTCTTGCCCGTACGGGACCAGTGTGA